A single Sciurus carolinensis unplaced genomic scaffold, mSciCar1.2, whole genome shotgun sequence DNA region contains:
- the Znf511 gene encoding zinc finger protein 511, whose amino-acid sequence MLLPGALRARLAGTPGATEPLPVERDPAAGAPPFRFVARPVRLPREHELFEDGDVQRHLYLQDVLTQVAEEPERSRVPEFTCQVAGCCQVFAALEDYQHHYNMLHGNACSLCSRAFPSGHLLDAHILEWHDSLFQILAERQDMYQCLVEGCPERFKTSRDRKDHMVRFHLYPADFRFDKPKTNKGPALRGSDADPSAAALVDEGDMMEVCSDPAATPPAPTGERRTYSHRVPSTICFGQGAPRGFKSTQKKNKHH is encoded by the exons ATGCTACTGCCCGGCGCGCTGCGCGCCCGCCTGGCCGGGACGCCCGGGGCGACTGAGCCCCTGCCGGTGGAGCGGGACCCTGCGGCCGGGGCGCCGCCCTTCCGCTTCGTGGCGCGCCCGGTGCGCCTCCCGCGGGAGCACGAGCTCTTCGAG GACGGGGACGTGCAGAGGCATCTCTACCTGCAGGATGTGCTCACGCAGGTGGCCGAAGAGCCAGAGAGGTCCAG GGTGCCCGAGTTCACCTGTCAGGTGGCCGGCTGCTGCCAGGTGTTTGCTGCCTTGGAGGATTACCAGCACCATTACAACATGCTGCACGGGAATGCCTGCTCCCTCTGCAGCCGGGCCTTCCCCTCTGGACACCTGCTGGATGCCCACATCCTAGAGTGGCATGACTCCCTCTTCCAGATCCTGGCGGAGAGACAGGACATG TACCAGTGCTTGGTTGAAGGTTGCCCAGAGAGGTTTAAGACCAGCCGAGACCGGAAGGATCACATGGTGAGGTTCCACCTGTACCCTGCGGATTTCCGGTTTGATAAGCCCAAGACAAACAAAGG CCCAGCCCTGCGGGGGTCTGATGCTGACCCGTCAGCTGCAGCCCTAGTGGATGAAGGGGACATGATGGAAGTCTGCTCTGATCCTGCAGCAACACCCCCAGCACCTACAGGCGAGAGGCGGACCTACAGCCACAG AGTGCCTTCTACCATCTGTTTCGGCCAAGGTGCACCTCGAGGGTttaaaagcacccagaaaaaaaacaaacaccactAA